The Candidatus Margulisiibacteriota bacterium genome segment TAGAATACCAAGGAGAAAGGGGAAGTAATGCAAACGATTGAAAGAAAATCTTTGCTTTACCAGACAGAAGTCGAATACGGTGATTTCACGATTAACCATGTGCAAAATTGTTCCCACGGCTGCAAATATCCCTGTTATGCAATGTTGATGGCCAAAAGATTTGGCAAAATAAAATCTTATGCGGAGTGGCTCGAGCCCAAATTGGTAGCAAATACGCTCGAATTACTAGATAAAGAAATACCAAAACAGAAAGATAAAATAAAATTTGTCCACCTTTGTTTTTCTACCGATCCTTTTATGTATAAATATCCAGAGATTTGCGCTATGTCTTATAAAATTATTGAGAAATTAAATCAAAACGGCCTGCGCTGCACGGCCTTGACAAAAGGATTACTGCCAAGCGAATTAACAAACTTGAGCAAGGAAAATGAGTTTGGAATTACGCTGATTACCATACAAGACAAATATAGAAAAATATACGAACCGGGCGCGGCGCCAATGGCTAACCGGATTGAGCGATTACGCAAACTGCACGAAGCCGGAATAAAAACCTGGGTCAGTATCGAACCGTATCCAACACCTAATATCATCGAGCAAGACTTTAACGGAATTTTAGATGCGGTTTCATTTGTGGATAAAATAATTTTTGGCAGGCTTAATTATAATCCGTTGGTCTCTCAATATAAAGAATACCAGGATTTCTTTAACGATTTAAGCTATCGGGTAATAAATTTTTGTAAACGGAACGGCAAAAAATGGCATATCAAAGAAGGCACTTGCCTGGCAAAAGTCATTAAAGAAAAAGAATTAATTTTTGCTTAACTAAAATTCAGAATTATCTCATTCCGGCTGGACGTTTTACCCTCTGTACCACACCGGCAAGGGCTGGTAGACATGCGTCAGCGATTTCATCGCTCAGGGCGTAAAAATCGGCGCGTTGTAAAACTCTTGCCCGATAATTTCTGCCAGTTCGGTGTATTTATAGGCGCGGCCGGCACATTCTTTAAGATTAGTCTGATTTAATTTAGACATATCTATAAGTTCCGCGAAGACCGGCAGCGGCGGGTCCAGAGCAAGCGCGCCTTGCTGCAATAGGGAATGTCTGCCCCGCTTCTGCGCCGAGCCGAGCAGTTTTTTTCCGCCGCAGACCACTTCGTACTTGACCGGCCGCGCAAAACAAACCGCTCTGTCATATTCGCCGGTAAAAACCGCGGTTCGGCTTTGCTCCCTAACGGGCTTACAGTCACCGACCGCGCGCGCGGCCAGCGCGGCGGCGGCGCCGATCTTCCGCAGGGCCTTGATAAAGATTTCCGAGATAAAATTGCAGGACGGCAGTATCCCGTCCGGCAAAGCCGCCAGCGGCGCGACGAGACTGTAGGTTAATTCATTGGGCTGATGCAGCACCAAGCCGCCGCCGGTGATCCTTGAGGCAGTTTCCACGCCCAGCCGCCCCGCTTGGGGCAGGTCGAGCAGTTTTTCCGGCCGCTGCGCATAACCAAAAGTTATGGCCGGTCTGTCCCACGAATAAAATCTTAAATGAATGTTCTTAACCGCGCGCGCTTCCTGCGCGGCAAAAAGCACGGCGTCTTTTTGCATGTTGGCGGCGGCAGACTGCGGAGCGTCGATCTCCAGCTCAATATTCATCGACCGAGAGTATGCCGATAGACTGCACTTTGATCTGCGGCACGATCTCATTGTAGGAAAGCACCACAATATTCGGATAATTGCGCTCGGTAAACCGCTTAAAATGCGGGCGCAGGCGCGGCGAGCACAGCACGATGACCGGACTATTGATCTTTTTAAAATACGGCATATATTCCTGCAGCTGGCCAAGTATCTTTTCGCCGACCGACGGATCGATCGCCAAAAACGAGCCGTATTCGGAGTGATGCAGCGAGCCGATCATTGTTTCCTCTAAACGCGGGTCGATCGTCAGCACGGTCAGGGTGTCGTCTTTGTCCGCGTACTGCGAGCAGATCTGCCGCGCCAAAGCCTGCCGCACATACTCAGCCAGCAGACTGGTATCGCGCGAGACATGCGCATAATCCGCCAGTCTTTCCAATATCGTGGACAGGTCGCGGATGGAAATTCTTTCCTTGACGAGCAGCTGTAAAACTTTGTGCACCTGACCGAGCGAAAGCATATCCGGCACCAATTCACGCACGATCGCCGCGTTGGTGTTTTTGACCAGCTCCAGCAGCGACTGCACATTCTGGCGGGTCATGATCTCGTCGGCATGCTGCTTCACCACTTCGGTGAAATGATTGGCGATGTAGTCTACCGGCGACAGGACTGTAATGCCCGCTTCCTGCAGCTGCGGTAGAAAATCATCGACCACCCAGGCGCCGGGCAGTTTGGTCACCGGATCAACGGTTTCCTCAGCGGTAATATTTTTGGCCGACAATTCCTGCATGGACATCGGCACATAATGATAATTAACCAGCGCCACCCCGTTGGAAATTTTCGTGCCGCGGATCTCCACAACATATTCATTGGGCGGCAGCGAGAGGTCATCCATGACGCGCACACCCGGGATCACAAAACCCAATTCCTGGCCGATGTGATAACGGATAAGCGTGATCCTCTCCAGCAACGGGCCGTCCTGGCTGGGGTCGATCAGCGGTACCAAATTGCGGCCGGTCTTCAGCGCGATCGGATCCAGCGTCAGCGTGCTCAGCAAACTTTCCGGTTTTTTCATTGCTTCTTTGGCCGCATCCTCGCCGCTGGTGCCCAGAGCGCGCCCCAGTTCGGCCATTTCCGCTTTGGCTTTGGAACGCATGATCGAAAAAGCCACGATGCCGAGTAGTCCGGAAAGTACTAGAAAAGGCACGGTCGGCAATCCGGGCACCACGCCGAAAAGCCCTAGCACCACCGACGCAAAAGCAAAAGCCCGCGGCTGATTGCCCAGCTGGCTCATCAAATCCGCGCCCAGTGAATCAGCCGAAGCGGATTTGGTCACGACCAAACCGGTGGCGATAGACATCAGCAGCGCCGGCACCTGACTGGTCAAACCGTCGCCGATCGTTAATTTAAAAAACAGGTTGGCTGCTTCCGCCATTTCCAGCCCCTGCTGCATCACGCCGATTATCAAACCGCCCAGCATTTCCACCAGCAAAATCACGATGCCGGCGATCGCGTCGCCGCGCACAAATTTATTCGCGCCGTCCATCGCGCCAAAAAACGAAGATTCTTTGGACAGATCCTCGCGGCGTTTTTTGGCCATATCGCCGTCGATCAGACCGGCGTTCAAATCCGCGTCGATCGACATTTGCTTGCCGGGCATGGCGTCCAGCGTGAAGCGCGCGGCCACTTCCGCGACCCGCTCGGCGCCTTTGGTGATCACAATAAAATTGACCAGTGTGATAATGACGAAAATCACGCCGCCGACCACGAAATTGCCGCCGGTCACAAAGTTGGCAAAAGCCAGAATGACCTGCCCGTTAAAAGCCTTGCCCTGGCTCAAGATCAGCCGTGTCGAGGAAATATTCAAGGCCAGACGAAAAAGCGTGACGACCAGCACGATAGACGGGAAAGACAGCAGGTCCAGCGCTTTCTGCAAAAACATAGAGATCAGCAGCATTATAATGCCGATCGAGATAGAAAAAACCAGCAGAATATCCAGCAGCCAGGTCGGCAGAGGTATCATCATCATTGCGATAATTAAAACCAGCGCCGCTAAAACACCCAGGTCGCCGCCGCGGAAGAGATCGCGCAAGCCGCCGACTTTGGGCTGATCGGTTGTTGTCGTTGCTACCAAGTAAACTGCCCCCTGCTTTGTGCCTTAAATTTAACATATTTTTAGTGTAAATTCTATGCGAGTTTTACAGCAAAATATTCGCTCGAAATCAAGAGGTCTTATATTATTAAATTTTAGATGCTATTTGTTATCCACTGTCGGTTTGTATTTGTTTTTGCCTTTATTGCGGCCAAGCTTGTAGACAAAAGCCAAAACTTCCGCCACCGCGCGGTAGAGTTCCGCTGGCAGCTCGTCGCCGATCTCGGTGGTATCGTAGATCTGCCGCGCCAGCGTCTCGTTTTCCACGATCGGCACATAATGTTCTTCGGCAATATCTTTGATCTCCTGCGCGAAGATGCGCCGGCCTTTCGCCAGCAGCAGCGGCGCTTTATCCACATCAGCCTTGTAGCGGATCGCGCAGGCCAGATGCACCGGATTGGTCACGACTACATCAGCGCCCGGCACCGAGCCTTTTTGACGCCGCTGCGACATCTCACGCTGTTTCTGCCGCTGCGCCTGCTTGATCGTCGGATCACCCTCCAAACGCTTGTATTCCTCTTTGACCTCATGTTTGGTCATTTTGGCATTTTTATTGAATTCGTACCTCTGGTAAAAATAATCCAGCGCGGCGATAACAATGTACAGCCAGCCGACTTTTGTGGCGATCTCCATGACCATTTGGCCGGTAAAAACCATAATGGTAAAGGGATCCAGCACCATGGCATTGATAACCGTGCCGATATGTTTCAAGATGATCGAAAAAGTCACATAGCCGACCAAAAGAATTTTGACCAGCGTGATCAAGGTCTGGATCAGGCCTTTGAGCGAAAAAATTCTTTTCAAGCCGCTCATGGGATTAAGTTTATTGAGATCGGGTTTCATGGACTCGCCGGAAAACAAAAATTGCGTCTGGATCATATTGACGATTATGGTTGTCGCAAAAATAACCGCCAGCAAAACCAAAATGCTCATGAGGATCGTGATCACGCCGTAGGAAAAAAGGCCGGTAAACATGCCGAGATTGAGATCGCGGGCGGTCGGGATCTGGCGGAACATTTCCTGCGCAAAAGACAGCAGCCGGTACCAGATAGTCTCGGCCTGTCCGGCAAAAACACGGTAAGCAACGATCAGCAGAACGGCGGTGGAAATCTCTTTGGAATGGGCGACCTGCCCTTTTTTGCGCAGCTCCTGCAATTTATGGGGCGTGGGCTCCTCTGTTTTATCTCCCGACTCTTCGCCCACCAGCGGCCCCCGCGGTTATTTCTTCTTGCTTGCTTTTTTGGCGGCGGCCAGCTTTTTCATAAATTTATCCACGCGGCCCTCCGTATCCAAAATCTTTTGCTTGCCGGTGAAAAGCGGATGGCAGGCCGAACAAATATCCACGCGGATTTCTTTCAGTGTCGAGCCGGTCTTAAACTGCGCGCCGCAGGCGCAGGTAGCCATAACCTCATGATAATCAGGATGAATGCCCTTTTGCATAATTTTCCTCCAAAAAAGTGGGCTAATCTTACAATAACGCGGGTTTTTTGACAATGCGCGCCAGTTTCCGGCGCGGCCGTTTTTTGCTAAGATGATAAATATGCGCCCCAGATCTTGCAGTTTCTTTTACATTTTATTATTCTGCGGAGCTTTTTTATCCGCAGGCGTCTGGCAGGATTTCAACGGCCGTTTTGAGGCGCGCGTGCCGCCGGGCTATCCGCCGGTGGCCATAAACAGCGTCAGTGAATTCACGCCGCTGCTCGGCCAGGCGGTCAAATTTACCGCGCAGAGAGAGAACGGCGCGGCTGTCATCGTGGTCGAAGGACGCAGCGCTCTTGAGGATGTCGACACACTGGCTTTTTTCTGCCGGACGGACACCAGCTGTGAAATGGAAATCGCTCTGGCGGATAGCCGCACGATCACGGC includes the following:
- the flhA gene encoding flagellar biosynthesis protein FlhA, whose protein sequence is MVATTTTDQPKVGGLRDLFRGGDLGVLAALVLIIAMMMIPLPTWLLDILLVFSISIGIIMLLISMFLQKALDLLSFPSIVLVVTLFRLALNISSTRLILSQGKAFNGQVILAFANFVTGGNFVVGGVIFVIITLVNFIVITKGAERVAEVAARFTLDAMPGKQMSIDADLNAGLIDGDMAKKRREDLSKESSFFGAMDGANKFVRGDAIAGIVILLVEMLGGLIIGVMQQGLEMAEAANLFFKLTIGDGLTSQVPALLMSIATGLVVTKSASADSLGADLMSQLGNQPRAFAFASVVLGLFGVVPGLPTVPFLVLSGLLGIVAFSIMRSKAKAEMAELGRALGTSGEDAAKEAMKKPESLLSTLTLDPIALKTGRNLVPLIDPSQDGPLLERITLIRYHIGQELGFVIPGVRVMDDLSLPPNEYVVEIRGTKISNGVALVNYHYVPMSMQELSAKNITAEETVDPVTKLPGAWVVDDFLPQLQEAGITVLSPVDYIANHFTEVVKQHADEIMTRQNVQSLLELVKNTNAAIVRELVPDMLSLGQVHKVLQLLVKERISIRDLSTILERLADYAHVSRDTSLLAEYVRQALARQICSQYADKDDTLTVLTIDPRLEETMIGSLHHSEYGSFLAIDPSVGEKILGQLQEYMPYFKKINSPVIVLCSPRLRPHFKRFTERNYPNIVVLSYNEIVPQIKVQSIGILSVDEY
- the flhB gene encoding flagellar biosynthesis protein FlhB, whose amino-acid sequence is MGEESGDKTEEPTPHKLQELRKKGQVAHSKEISTAVLLIVAYRVFAGQAETIWYRLLSFAQEMFRQIPTARDLNLGMFTGLFSYGVITILMSILVLLAVIFATTIIVNMIQTQFLFSGESMKPDLNKLNPMSGLKRIFSLKGLIQTLITLVKILLVGYVTFSIILKHIGTVINAMVLDPFTIMVFTGQMVMEIATKVGWLYIVIAALDYFYQRYEFNKNAKMTKHEVKEEYKRLEGDPTIKQAQRQKQREMSQRRQKGSVPGADVVVTNPVHLACAIRYKADVDKAPLLLAKGRRIFAQEIKDIAEEHYVPIVENETLARQIYDTTEIGDELPAELYRAVAEVLAFVYKLGRNKGKNKYKPTVDNK
- a CDS encoding radical SAM protein, producing MQTIERKSLLYQTEVEYGDFTINHVQNCSHGCKYPCYAMLMAKRFGKIKSYAEWLEPKLVANTLELLDKEIPKQKDKIKFVHLCFSTDPFMYKYPEICAMSYKIIEKLNQNGLRCTALTKGLLPSELTNLSKENEFGITLITIQDKYRKIYEPGAAPMANRIERLRKLHEAGIKTWVSIEPYPTPNIIEQDFNGILDAVSFVDKIIFGRLNYNPLVSQYKEYQDFFNDLSYRVINFCKRNGKKWHIKEGTCLAKVIKEKELIFA
- the rpmE gene encoding 50S ribosomal protein L31; the protein is MQKGIHPDYHEVMATCACGAQFKTGSTLKEIRVDICSACHPLFTGKQKILDTEGRVDKFMKKLAAAKKASKKK